In one window of Rathayibacter caricis DSM 15933 DNA:
- a CDS encoding quinone oxidoreductase family protein — protein sequence MRRLGYERFAGPDVLSWRDAPVPMPRRGEVLVRTRAASINATDEKILSGSARVMAVGRPRPLGFGLDIAGTVEAVGPGPSSVSIGDRVVGMTRHGDAFADASLVRGGSLVPLPASLDLVQGVTLAMSGGTAVGLVDALRVRAGQKVLVGGGSGAIGQLTVQLLVRAGCEVAATGSAASADVLRGLGAEPHDYRALDLGVLSGRFDVVVDVSGHLAVHDAEILLAPGGRVVTLVPNGPALGAQAVGALRRDRPSVRNLIVVATAERIGRALSLAASGELRAEPGAVHPLEEIVDVLTRRAAGTDRTIGKVVFTADGSAPLV from the coding sequence ATGCGACGACTCGGATACGAACGGTTCGCCGGACCGGACGTGCTCTCGTGGCGGGACGCCCCGGTGCCGATGCCCCGGCGAGGCGAGGTGCTCGTGCGCACCCGCGCGGCGAGCATCAACGCCACCGACGAGAAGATCCTCTCGGGCTCGGCCCGCGTGATGGCCGTCGGGCGGCCGCGGCCGCTGGGCTTCGGGCTCGACATCGCCGGGACCGTCGAGGCCGTCGGTCCCGGCCCGAGCAGCGTCTCGATCGGGGATCGCGTGGTCGGGATGACCCGCCACGGCGATGCCTTCGCCGATGCGTCCCTGGTGCGCGGCGGCTCCCTGGTGCCCCTGCCCGCCTCGCTCGACCTCGTGCAGGGCGTCACCCTCGCCATGTCCGGAGGAACGGCCGTCGGGCTCGTCGACGCCCTGCGCGTGCGCGCGGGGCAGAAGGTGCTGGTGGGCGGCGGCTCCGGCGCGATCGGCCAGCTGACCGTGCAGCTGCTCGTCCGCGCGGGCTGCGAGGTCGCGGCGACCGGCTCCGCCGCCTCCGCCGACGTGCTGCGCGGGCTGGGTGCCGAACCGCACGACTACCGGGCCCTCGATCTCGGCGTGCTCTCGGGCCGCTTCGACGTCGTCGTCGACGTGTCGGGGCACCTCGCCGTCCACGACGCGGAGATCCTGCTCGCTCCGGGCGGACGCGTCGTCACCCTCGTCCCGAACGGACCGGCGCTCGGTGCCCAGGCCGTCGGAGCGCTCCGCCGCGACCGGCCGAGCGTGCGCAACCTGATCGTCGTGGCGACCGCCGAGCGGATCGGGCGGGCGCTCTCACTCGCCGCCTCCGGCGAGCTGCGCGCGGAGCCCGGCGCCGTGCATCCGCTCGAGGAGATCGTCGACGTGCTGACCCGGCGCGCGGCGGGCACCGAC
- a CDS encoding cold-shock protein: MPTGTVKWFNSEKGFGFIAPDDGGADVFAHFSAIAKQGYRELVENQHVEYDVEQGRKGPQAANIRGVGE; this comes from the coding sequence ATGCCTACTGGCACCGTTAAGTGGTTCAACTCCGAAAAGGGCTTCGGCTTCATCGCTCCCGACGACGGAGGCGCCGACGTGTTCGCGCACTTCTCCGCCATCGCGAAGCAGGGCTACCGCGAGCTCGTCGAGAACCAGCACGTCGAGTACGACGTCGAGCAGGGCCGCAAGGGCCCGCAGGCCGCGAACATCCGCGGCGTCGGCGAGTAA
- a CDS encoding sensor histidine kinase, which produces MLPSTDPGAPAPPERAALRREQSDVGLRCARRARGVFTGASAVHLLVLEPAEALRAVPILLVLVLAAGVVLLPRRARSTSSARLVALSCALSLTALVMFVLSDLDLRAPTVLGCITMLASMALPTPMLALGASRRLPVFALAGLVPVLALSTAATWESGRAFFVALAVVVSWTGCWAIARWIAASVERADIGTRRLRTAHDAERRSSEDEARRRYDARLMHDTILATLSLVAHRGEGVPPQTLRERAAADLDLLQRLERSEEPPQDAPGDLPCTLLPERFAAVDRRYRALGLEISWHAGDGGVPAHALEPLARATGECLENVRRHSGVRTVDVTIEQDEREVRVAVSDAGAGFDPRAVPADRLGLAESVRGRLQAVGGSARVFSAPGAGTTVLMRVPR; this is translated from the coding sequence ATGCTCCCCTCGACGGATCCGGGCGCGCCCGCGCCCCCGGAGCGCGCGGCCCTGCGCCGCGAGCAGTCCGACGTGGGCCTGCGCTGCGCACGCCGGGCCCGGGGCGTCTTCACCGGCGCCTCCGCCGTGCACCTGCTCGTGCTCGAGCCCGCCGAGGCCCTCCGCGCGGTGCCGATCCTCCTCGTGCTGGTCCTCGCCGCCGGAGTGGTCCTCCTGCCCCGTCGGGCGCGCTCCACGAGCAGCGCCCGCCTCGTGGCCCTCTCCTGCGCCCTGAGCCTCACCGCCCTCGTGATGTTCGTGCTCTCCGACCTCGACCTCCGCGCGCCGACCGTGCTCGGCTGCATCACGATGCTGGCGTCCATGGCCCTGCCGACTCCGATGCTCGCGCTCGGCGCCTCCCGCCGGCTCCCCGTGTTCGCCCTCGCCGGGCTCGTGCCGGTGCTCGCGCTCAGCACGGCCGCGACCTGGGAGTCGGGCCGCGCCTTCTTCGTCGCCCTCGCCGTCGTCGTGAGCTGGACCGGCTGCTGGGCCATCGCGCGTTGGATCGCCGCGAGCGTCGAGCGCGCCGACATCGGCACCCGGCGACTCCGCACCGCCCACGACGCGGAGCGGCGGTCGAGCGAGGACGAGGCCCGCCGCCGCTACGACGCCCGGCTGATGCACGACACGATCCTGGCGACCCTCAGCCTCGTCGCGCACCGGGGCGAGGGCGTCCCGCCGCAGACCCTGCGCGAGCGGGCCGCGGCCGACCTCGACCTCCTGCAGCGCCTCGAGCGCTCGGAGGAGCCGCCGCAGGACGCGCCGGGCGACCTGCCCTGCACTCTGCTGCCCGAGCGGTTCGCCGCGGTCGACCGCCGGTACCGCGCCCTCGGCCTCGAGATCTCGTGGCACGCGGGCGACGGCGGCGTCCCCGCGCACGCCCTCGAGCCGCTCGCGCGGGCGACGGGCGAGTGCCTCGAGAACGTGCGGAGGCACTCCGGGGTCCGCACGGTCGACGTCACGATCGAGCAGGACGAGCGCGAGGTCCGCGTCGCCGTCTCGGACGCCGGGGCCGGCTTCGACCCGCGCGCCGTCCCGGCGGACCGGCTGGGCCTCGCGGAGTCGGTGCGCGGGCGCCTCCAGGCGGTCGGCGGGTCCGCCCGCGTGTTCTCCGCCCCGGGCGCCGGCACCACGGTCCTGATGCGGGTGCCGCGATGA